The following DNA comes from Nicotiana sylvestris chromosome 10, ASM39365v2, whole genome shotgun sequence.
CTActaggtgacactcctcataaccgcctattgtacctggttggctatatgcatgatgaaagggtaaatcgaattttggttgatggaggatcctcagtgaacattttgccaattcGCATTGTGAAGGAACTTGGTATTTCTATGAGcgaactctcagaaagtcgtgtgatgatccaatgattcaaccaagggggcaaagagccataggcgcgatCAGGCTGGGAATCACTATTGAAAATATGCAATGAAGTGTATGGCTGCATGTGATCGATGCGAAGACTTCATATAATGtcttgcttggaaggccttggatacataagaataaagtagttccatctacctaccatcaatgtttaagatactacgagggtgaagtcgagaagaagatagttgctgatgatgagccattcaccgaggctgagtcacacttcgccgatgcaaagttctacttgaagaatcGCATTGTGAAGGAGCTAAAAGCTGATGATGGCATAAAAAGCAAGAATAACGAGCCTACAACTAAAAGAGAAGATGTGACTACTGGTGAAGCCAAAACTGTTACTGAGGAGCACTACAAAAAAAACTGGATTTAGCTACGAACGTCGtcgctaatctgtcgctaaaatGCTCGTTGCTAAAAGAATCTTTTGATAATCCGTCGCTAATCCGTCGCTAAATAAGATTAGCGACagatttttctgtttagctacagaTTTTGTCCGTCGCTAAACCCTGGTTTTTTTAGTAGTGGAGGTATAACCTAACGCGAATAAATCTTATGGAGGGAATATTGCgtcttatggcaagaaagtaagtcatgcgctccaatatgtccctaaaaggaagaaagatgaaggtgaatcatctaatctccaaactaacttgctaaaggagttaactcttccggtcaaacgaattgaggcagtaaagtcgTCCTCAATGCTGCTCGCAGGGTTTATGGCCCAAAatcgtttgcagaatgtggcactccctataAAGCGAACaaatgaaggttttgatcctaacgcttataggctatttgcaaaagctggatacaatcccaatgagccatcaaagttagggaagctcccatcagaagctgCGATGAGACAACCACGTGAAGGTTTAGGATACAAACAACTGTCACCAGTGCACATCTCCATAAGGAGGGTGAGCAGCAATCATATCACTGTAGAAGATGAATCTGCCACTTCTAACaagccttctgtctttgatcgacttggaaaatcaGTGAGGACTTCTGTGTTTGAGAGATTCGGTCCATTAAAGAAAGTGGATAAGTTCCATagaaattatcaaaatataagGACATCTGCTTCGCCCAAAATTCggaagatctctaaggatttctaAAGTctggttccttctagaatgaggcgacaaacaaaagtcaTGGTTTCGCGTGATGAGGTTCTAAAGGTGAAGCCATACACTATGGTCTACACTAAAGAACGTTATGAAGACGAAGAAAGTATGAGTTCTTTGTATCATGTTACTGCACAAGGCGAGCACGATGTTTCATCTCTAATAGAGGATGACGAGAGATTAGACGATGTTTCACCATGTTATCACATACCTTCGACGacggggaccctcaagaagatgaagatgcaaaAGATGCTCTGCCAGAACTTGAAGAAGGGGTGAAGGCAACgattgatgccttaaaagaagctAACCTTGGCACTGATGATGAACCAAGACCCACATACCTAAATGCTTTACTAGAAGTTGATGAAGaaagcacttatattgagttactctaGGAGTTTAGGGATGTCTTTGCTTAGAGTTACAAAGAAATGCCTGGCTTGGACCctaaagtagcagtccatcaccttgcatTCAAGAATGGTGCTCCTCCTGTTAAGCAAGCTCAAAGCCGCtttaggccggacttggttcccttgatcgaaatcgaagttaacaaactcattgaagctggatttattcgggaagttaaatcccaacatgggtttcaagtattgtccctgtaaggaagaagaatggccagattcgagtatGCGTTGACTTCAGGGATCTCAACAATACGTGTTTGAAAGATGAATTCCCACTCCCTATTCCagagctgatgatcgatgctactactagttacgaggcaatgtctttcatggaCGGTTCGTTGGGGTATAACCAAATTTGCTTGGCACCAAAAGATAAAGAGCTTACTGTATTCCGCACCCcaaaagggtatttattgctaaaAGATAATGCTTTTTGtcttgaagaacgctggtgctacttaccaaagggctatgtaGAATATTTTTGACAATCTTCTCCATAAGgatgtcgaatgctatgttgatgacttgctggtaaaatcaagagagaagggtgaccacttgaaagacttgagaatggtgtttgagttgctccggaggtaccaacttaggatgaatccattaaatgcgcctttggagttacttccgAAAAATTCTTTGGTTTCATTGTTCGATATCGAGGGattgaaattgatcaagccaaagtacATGTGATCTTGAAAATGCCTGGGCCTCGGGATATTCAcgaattgaaaagtctgcaaggacAATTAGTGTACCTTAGGAGATTCATCtcaaacctagctgggaggtgccaaccattcagTCACCTTATAAAGAAAGGTGTCCTTTTCAAATGGGACCAAACGTGTAGCAATGTCTTTGAGAGcattaaatcctacttgatgaagcctccaatTTTGGTAGCCCCTATACTTGGAAAGCCGCTGACACTATACATTTCAACACAAGAAAGGTTTGTTGGAGcgctgttggcccaagaaaatagtgaagggaaagaaaactccctttactacttgagcaggatgaagGCACCAAACGAgctgaattattcgccaattgaaaagttatgtttggtgctagtcttctcaattcaaaagttgaagcactactttcaagctcatctTATCCATCTTGTTTCTAAatcaaatcccatcaagttcgtgatgtcaaaacctgtccTTAGTGAAgactagcgagatggtacctccaatttcaacaattcgagattttatacatccctcaaaaggctgtaaaaggacaagcattggcagacttcttggcaAATCATCTGATACCTGATGAATGGGAGCTAACTAACGAACTACCTGATAAGGACGCAATGGTCGTTGAAattcaacctccatggaagatgtactttgatggtgttgCGCATCGTGGAAGAGCTGGGgctggcgtagtatttgtcacttccCAAGGTGAAGCCTTGCCCTACTCCTTTACCTTGACACAGTTCTATTCCAACAATGTTGCTAAGTATTaagcattaatacttgggcttgaaatggctgttgatatgaagcaattgcaattgcaagtctttggtgctcccagttagtggtcaatcagcttttaggtatttacgaggtcaagaagcctgaactacgcccatataATAATTACGCTAAAAAATTAATAGGGTGGCTCGggtgatgtgactattcagcatgttccaaggaaagaaaataagaaggttgATGCTTTAGCTGCCCTAGTTTCATTATTAATCCTGCCTGATCAAGTGCAAGTTActgtctgccaaaaatgggtagtaccgccgccaaatgaggctgaaggtgaagaaaataaACTCAAGCATCTTGCCgttgtttctgaagttgagaaaaAAGAATGGcaacaacccattatcgactacttatgttatgggatacttccagaaactccaaggagaaggactgaaatccgtcgtcgtgcacctctcttcctttactacaaagatactctatacagaaggtcaTCTGAGCGAATACTCTTGCGATGCTTAGGGGAAGAAGAAGCACTCCAAGCTTTTCAAGAGGCACATTCTGGAGTATGTGGGTCACAATAGTCTGGACCAAAGTtgcacttccatataaaaaggatgggatattattggccaacgatggtaaaagattgcttggactatgctcgaagatgcaaggcttgtcaattccatgcgaattttatttatcaacctcctgaagtgttgcacccaactgttgcatcctggccatttgacgcttggggattggatgttgttggaccactgccaaagtcctctggtgggcacctgTACATCTTGGCTTCAaatgactacttctcaaaatgggctgaagttgttgctcttaaggaagtacataaggaaaatgttgcaagtttcatccgagtaaacattatcTATCACTTTGacattcctcgttacataataacggataatggcaAGTCGTTCGacaataggttgatgaacaagatttttgaactctttggcttcaagcaacacaactcttctatgtacaatgc
Coding sequences within:
- the LOC138879143 gene encoding uncharacterized protein, which encodes MAVDMKQLQLQGGSGDVTIQHVPRKENKKVDALAALVSLLILPDQVQVTVCQKWVVPPPNEAEGEENKLKHLAVVSEVEKKEWQQPIIDYLCYGILPETPRRRTEIRRRAPLFLYYKDTLYRRSSERILLRCLGEEEALQAFQEAHSGVCGSQ